In Geotalea uraniireducens, the genomic window CTGCTCAAGCCGCCGATCGAGCTCACCCCGGGTCTGCTGCCGGTTCAGCAACGCGGCCAGTTCGCTCGCCGCCGCAGCGCCGAAGGCGATGATCTCTTCAACGGTCGGGGCATATTTCTTTTTCAGCCGTTGCAGCAAATCAAGCCGTTCTTCCACCGCCGCCAGGCGAGCCGGATCAACGTCGACCCGCGATGCATAATCCCGCAGAGTCAGCGCCGCATCTTCAAGCTGGGCGGCTGCCGCCGTCAACCCTTCGTGAACTGCCGCAAGGGTTGGATCGACGCTCAGCAGGTCGGCGACTTTCCCCCGAACGGCCGCCAGCGAAGCGAGTATCGCCCCGTCGCCGCCATAGAGAGCATCGTACCCCTCCTGGCTGTTCCGCAGCAGGCGCTCGCCATGCAGCAGCAATTGCCGCTCCTGCAGCAGGTGCTCTTCCTCGCCCGGCGTCAGCCCGGCGGCGCCGATCTCGTCGACTTGGAACGAGAGCAGGTCGATCTGGTGCGCCGCCGCCCGTTCCCCTTCCTCCAGGGCCTTGATTCGGGCAGTGGTGGCACGGTACTCGTCGAAAGCGCTCCCATATGTGGTCCGCAACGCCTCGATGCCGGCAAAACCGTCTAGAAGCAGCAGGTGGTTCTCGGTGCGCAAGAGCGTCTGCGACTCATGCTGACCGTAAATGTTCACCAGTTCCCGGCTCAGCTCTGCCAGGATCGAAAGGGTCGACAGCCCGCCGCCGATAAAGACCCGATTCCGCCCCGACCGGGAAACGATCCGCTTGACCAGCAGTTCATCGTCGCAATCGACCCCCAGCGCCTCAAGCCGCCGCAGCACCGGAGAATCGGCGGCAAGCGTGAATACCGCCTCGACCACCGCCTCGTCCGCGCCGGTCCGGATCAGTTCGGCGGAGGCCCGCCCCCCAAGGAGAAGATTCACGGCATCGATGATGATCGATTTCCCTGCGCCGGTTTCGCCGGTCAGGACGGTCAGCCCGGGCTGGAACGACACCTGGAGGGTATCGATAATGGCAAGGTTCCTGATGGAAAGGTCAGCAAGCATAGCGCGGTTCGCGAAAAACTGCGGGACGGCGGACTGGCCACCCATCCCCGTTTCCGGCGTTATCGTTCTCCCCATTTCAGTTTGGTCCGCAACACCTCGAAGTAATCCTTGCTGGCCGACATCACCAACCGGGTGCGGTGTTCCGCCCGCTGGACGCGGATCAGATCGCCGCACTTCAGCTCCATTCCCACCTGGCCGTCGAGAGTCAGGAAGACATCCTCGTGCTTGGAGTTGATCCGGACGGCGATCTCCGCCGAGGCCTCCAGAACGATCGGCCGGTTGGTCAGGGTATGGGGGCAGATCGGCGTGATGGCGACACATTCAAGGGCGGGATGAACAATCGGCCCGTTGGCCGACAGTGAGTAGCCGGTGGAACCGGTCGGACTGGAGATGATCAGGCCATCGGCCTTGTAGGTGGTCAGGTAACGGTCGTTGACCAGCGTCTCCATATCGATGATCCGC contains:
- the recN gene encoding DNA repair protein RecN, with product MLADLSIRNLAIIDTLQVSFQPGLTVLTGETGAGKSIIIDAVNLLLGGRASAELIRTGADEAVVEAVFTLAADSPVLRRLEALGVDCDDELLVKRIVSRSGRNRVFIGGGLSTLSILAELSRELVNIYGQHESQTLLRTENHLLLLDGFAGIEALRTTYGSAFDEYRATTARIKALEEGERAAAHQIDLLSFQVDEIGAAGLTPGEEEHLLQERQLLLHGERLLRNSQEGYDALYGGDGAILASLAAVRGKVADLLSVDPTLAAVHEGLTAAAAQLEDAALTLRDYASRVDVDPARLAAVEERLDLLQRLKKKYAPTVEEIIAFGAAAASELAALLNRQQTRGELDRRLEQLRDEVLTLGGELSQKRHEAAAAFRKAMEREVHQLAMKHAAFEVAFEGFAEPRATGLERIEFLFSPNPGEAPKSLAKIASGGELSRLMLALKQIHPESDVPTLIFDEVDTGIGGATSALVGEKLKRVGRRQQALCITHLPQVAACADYHYKVEKRLIDGRTATTVTPLTGEARVTEMARMLGGVSITETTLEHAREMIAEGRRLVV